ACGCACAACGGGCACCCTATTTTTTCAAGAAGCATGGAGACATCAATGCACACACTCGCCACCTTTCCCTCCGCCCTGGCCTGCACGCTGGGCCTGCTGTGCTTCGGCGCGTCGGCCGCGCCCGTGAAGATCGGCGTGCTCGAGACGCTGTCGGGCCCGCAGGCCTCGTCGGGGCAGGCCTACCGCACGGCCGTGCGCTTCGCGGTGGACCAGATCAACGCGGCCGGCGGCTGGAACGGCGAGCCGGTGCAGCTGCTGGAGTACGACAACCAGGGCGGTCCCGCGGGCGCCGCCGACAAGCTCAAGGCGGCCGCGGCCGACGGCGTGCAGCTGATCGTGCAGGGCGCGTCCTCGGCCATCGGCGGGCAGATCACGGAGGACGTGCGCAAACACAACCTGCGCAACCCCGGCAAGGAGATCATCTACATCAACGTGGGGGCCGAGGCGCTGGAACTCACGGGCGAGAAGTGCAACTTCCACCACTTCCGCTTCAGCGGCGACGCGCAGATCCGCACCAAGGCGCTGGTGAGCGCGATGAAGCAGGCCAATGCGCTGGGCACGCGGGTGTACGCGATCAACCAGAACTATTCGTGGGGCCAGGACATGGAGCGTGCCATCTCCGACAACGCCGCCGCCGGCGGCTACCAGGTGGTGGAGAAGACGCTGCACGACGTCAACAAGGTGCAGGATTTCGCGCCCTACGTGGCGAAGATCAGCGCGTCGAAGGCCGACTCGGTGCTCACCGGCAACTGGTCCAACGACCTGCTGCTGCTGATGAAGGCGTCGAAGTCCGCCGGGCTGAAGGTGCGCTTCGGCACCGTGTTCCTCGACCAGCCCGGCAACCTCGCCAACGCGGGCGACCTGGCGGTGGGCCACTTCGTGGCGCACACCTTCAACGCGGAGGCCGGCGGCGCCGAGGGCGAGCGCTTCGTGAACGAGTACAAGGCCAAGACCGGGCACGCGCCGGCCTTCATCGAGCCGCAGACGGTGTTCGGCATGGCCATGGTGGCCGACGCGCTCAAGCGCACCAGGCCCGAGGGCGGCGTGCTGAACGTGAACGCGCTGGCCAGGGCCATCGAGACCGCGAAGATCAAAACGCCCATGGGCGAGATGAGCATGCGCGCGGCCGACCACCAGGTGCAGATGCCCATCGTGGTGTCGACGGTGGCCAAGGACGCGCGCTACAAGGCGGACGACACCGACATGGGCTTCAAGCCGGTCAAGCGCTTCTCGGCCGAGGAAGCCTCGACGCCGGCGCAGTCGAGCTGCGCGATGAAGCGCCCCGCCTGAGCACGGCCCTTCGCGCCACTTGCATCCACCACACCGACGGGGCCATGACGCCCCCGCCGGCGCAGCCTCGGCTGCCACCAGGAGAAAACCCATGGACCAGCTCATCGTCTCGCTCATGAACGGCATCGTCTACGGACTGCTGCTGTTCATGGTGTCCGCCGGACTGACGCTCATCTTCGGCATGATGGGCGTGCTGAACTTCGCGCACGCCTCGTTCTACATGCTCGGGGCGTATTTCGCCTACTCGCTGCAGGGCGTCATCGGCTTCTGGCCCGCGGTGATCGCCTCGCCGCTGCTGGTCGGCGTGATCGGCGTGGTGGTCGAGCGCTTCTTCCTGCGCCGGGTGCACCACCACGGCCACGCCCATGAGCTGCTGCTGACCTTCGGGTTGTCCTTCATCATCGCGGAGTCGATCAAGCTGTTCTTCGGCAACTTCCCGGTCGACTACCGCATCCCGGCCGCGCTCGACGTGCCGGCCTTCTCCCTCGGCGGTGCGCAGTACCCGGCCTACCGGCTGGTGATGGGCGGCATCGCGATCGCCATGTTCGTCGCGATCTACCTACTGCTCACGCGCACGCGGGTGGGCATCGTGGTGCGCTCGGCCATCTACAAGCCGCGCATGGCGGAGGCGCTCGGGCACAACGTGCCGCTGGTGTTCATGGGGGTGTTCGGTGTGGGCGCGGCGCTCGCGGGCCTGGCCGGTGCGGTGGCCGGCGCGTTCTACACCACCAACCCCAACATGGCGCTCGAACTCGGGGTGATGGTGTTCGTGGTGGTCGTCGTCGGCGGGCTGGGCTCGCTCGGCGGGGCCATGCTGGCGTCGCTGCTGATCGGCGTCATCACCTCGCTGGCCGTGGGCATCGACCGCAGCCTGGCGGACCTGCTCGCGCTGTTCGGCGCCGGCGACTGGGCGCGCGGCGTGGGCGGGCTGCTGACGCTGAAGGTGTCGAGCCTGTCGGCCACCATCCCGTTCGCGCTGATGCTGCTGATCCTGCTGGTGCGCCCGGGCGGGCTCATGGGCGAGAAGGGCTAAGCCGATGAGACCCGCCATCGTCTCCCTGCGCGCACTCGCGCTCGCGGCCACCGGCGCCGCGCTGCTGGCCGCCCTGCCCTTCCTGCTGACGCAGGGCCTGCTCAATGCGGCGATCCAGATGCTCATCGCCGCGCTGTTCGCCAGCGCCTACAACCTGCTGTGCGGCCAGGCCGGCATGCTGTCGTTCGGCCACGCGGCCTACTTCGGCGTCGGGGCCTTCGGCACCGTGCACGCCATGAACGCCGTGGGCGGCGCGGGGCTGCTGCCCACGCCGCTGCTGCCGCTGGCCGGCGCGGCGAGCGGGCTGGTCTTCGGCGCCATCGCGGGGTGGTTCGCCACGCAGCGCAGCGGCACCTACTTCGCGATGATCACGCTGGCCATCGCGGAACTGGTGCATTCGCTGGCGCCGCACCTCAAGGGCCTGTTCGGCGGCGAAGCGGGCGTGTCGACCATGCGCATGCCCGCATGGGGCCTGGACTTCGGCTCGACCCTGCAGGTGTACTACCTCACGCTGGCCTGGGTGCTGGTGTCGGTGGGGCTGCTGTACCTGTACACGCGCACGCCGCTGGGCCGCCTCACCTTCGGGCTGCGCGAGAACAGCCACCGGCTGCGCTTCCTCGGCTACAACGTGCACGGCCTCGGCATGCTGGTGTTCGCGCTGTCGGCGATGTTCGCGGGCATCGCCGGCAGCCTGCAGGTGGTGTCCAACGAATCCGCGAACTACGTCGTGTTCGACCCGGCCCTGTCGGCCGCCGTGGTGCTCAACACCTACATCGGGGGCGTCAAGGTGTTCCTCGGCCCCGCGCTGGGCGCGGCGCTGATGACCTTCTTCGGCTATGCGGTGTCCGATCTCACGCAGTCCTGGCTGCTGTACCAGGGCATCCTTTTCGTGCTGGTGATGATGTTCATGCCCTCGGGGCTCGCGGGGCTGGGGGGCACCGCCGCGCGCCTGCGCCAGCGCTTCGGCCTCGCGCGGATCGTGCCGCTGGCGGCACTGTCGGTCGGCGCGGCGCTGCTGCTGAGCCTGGGCGGCACCTTCGCCATCGAGATGCTGCAGCGCGTGTTCTCGCAGGACTATCGCGCGATGGCTCGCCTGCAGCCCGCCGGCGCCTGGCCGCCGCTTCAGTTTCTGGGCCGCGCGTGGCTGCCCGCCGCGTTCCCGACCTGGGCCGTGCCGGCGGCGCTGCTGGCGTCGGGCGCGTGGCTGGCGCACCTTGCCCGGCAGCGGTTGCGCGCGCTGGCCGACGCTGAAAGCCCCTCGGCGGCCGGCGCGAACGCTCACCCCTCCACGCGCCTGGCCGCACACCCGGAGGGCACCGCATGAACGACGCGATCCTCAGCATCCGCGGTTTGCGCAAGTCCTTCGGCCCCACGGAAATCATGCGCGGCGTGGACCTGGAGCTGCGCGGCGCCGAACGGCACGCGCTGATCGGGCCCAACGGCGCGGGCAAGTCCACGCTCTTCCACCTGATCTCGGGCCACCTGGCGCCGTCGGCCGGGGAGATCCGCTTCGAGGGACAGCAGATCGCCGGGCGCACGCCGCAGGCCATCAACCGGCTCGGGCTGGCGCGCTCGTTCCAGATCACCAACATCTTCCCGAAGCTCACGGTGTTCGAGAACATCCGCCTGGCGGTGATGCGCCTGCACGGGCTGCAGTACAACTTCTGGACATTCATCGACCGCGACCGCGGCATCCGCGAGCAGACCGAGCGCCTGCTGGAGCTGGTGCGGCTGCAGGCGCGCGCCGCCACCGTCGCGGGCGAGATGGCGTACTCCGAGCAGCGCTCGCTCGAGATCGCGATGACGCTGGCCTCCGACCCGAAGGTGATCCTGCTGGACGAGCCGATGGCGGGCATGTCCACCGAGGAGACCCACTACACCGCGCAGCTGATCCGCGAGGTGACGCAGGGCCGCGCGCTGATGATCGTGGAGCACGACATGGACGTGGTGTTCTCGCTGAGCGACCGCATCAGCGTGCTGGTGTACGGCCAGGTGATCGCCACCGGCACGCCCGAGGAGATCCGTGGCAATGCGGCCGTCAAGGAAGCGTACCTCGGCGAGGAGGTGGCGCCATGACGACGGCAACGGCAACCACCCGCGCCACGCCACCCGGCGACGCGCTGCTGCAGGTCAGCGGGCTGCACGTGCACTACGGCAAGAGCCATGTGCTGCACGGCGTCGACCTGCGGGTGGCGCGCAACGAGGTGATCAGCCTGCTCGGGCGCAACGGCTCCGGGCGCTCCACCACCATGAAGGCCGTGATGGGGCTGGTGCCGCCCTCGGCGGGCCGCGTCGTGCTGGAGGGACGCGAGCTGGCCGGCGCACGGCCGTACGCGGTGTGCCGCGCCGGCATCGGCTACGTGCCCGAAGAACGCGAGGTGTTCGCCAACCTCACGGTCGACGAGAACCTGCGCATGGGCGAGCAGCGCGCGGCGCCCGGCGCGCACCGCTGGCGCATCGAGGACATGTTCGACTACTTTCCCCGGCTCAAGGAGCGGCGCAACACCAAGGCCGGCAGCATGTCGGGCGGCGAGCAGCAGATGCTCACGATGTGCCGCTCGCTGCTGGGCAACCCGCGCGTGATGCTCATCGACGAGCCCACCGAAGGGCTCGCGCCGAAGATCGTGGCGCAGGTGGGCGAATGCATCGTCGACATGCACCGCAAGGGCCTGTCGGTGGTGCTGGTGGAGCAGAAGCTCGCCATCGCGCTGAAGGTGTCGACGCGCGTGTGCGTGATGGGCCACGGCCGCATCGTGTTCGAGGGCACGCCGCAGGCACTGATGGGCGACCAGAAGCTCGTGTCCGAATGGCTGGCGGTCTGAAGCCGGCCGCCCTTTTTTCCCATCACCCACCTCTTCCATCCATCGACGGCATACGCCATGAAAAGCATTCCAGACAAGGTCATCATCTCCTGCGCGGTCACGGGCTCGGTGCACACACCGACGATGTCCGAGCACCTGGCGCTCACGCCCGCGCAGATCGCCGAGCAGTCGATCGAGGCCGCCGAGGCCGGCGCCGCCATCCTGCACCTGCACGCGCGCGACCCCAGGGACGGACGGCCCTCGGCCGACCCCGCGGTGTTCGACCAGTTCGTGCCGCGCATCAAGGCGGCCACCGACGCGGTGATCAACATCACCACCGGCGGCAGCACGCGCATGACGCTCGAGGAACGCCTGGCGTACCCGCTGCGCGCCAAGCCCGAGATGTGCTCGCTGAACATGGGCTCCATGAACTTCTCGATCCATCCGGCCGCGCGGCGCGTGGCCGAGTGGAAGCACGACTGGGAGAAGCCCTACGTGGAGGGCATGGAAGACCTGATCTTTCGCAACACCTTCCGCGACATCAAGCACATCCTGAACGTGCTGGGCGAGGGCTGCGGCACGCGCTTCGAGTTCGAGTGCTACGACGTGGGCCACCTCTACAACCTGGCGCACTTCGTCGACGAGGGCCTGGTGAAGGGGCCGCTGTTCATCCAGAGCATCTACGGCATCCTCGGCGGCCTGGGCCCCGACCCCGAGAACCTCGTGACCATGCGCACCACCGCCGACCGCCTGTTCGGCCGCGACGGCTACCGGTTCTCGATCCTGGGCGCGGGCCGCCACCAGATGCCGCTGCTGACCATGGGCGCGGTGATGGGCGGCAACGTGCGCGTGGGGCTGGAAGACAGCCTCTACCTGGCCAGGGGCCAGCTCGCGAAGTCGTGCGCCGAACAGGTGCGAAAGATCCGCCGCATCCTCGAGGAGCTGTCGCTGGAGATCGCCACGCCCGACGAGGCCCGCGCCATGCTCGGCCTCAAGGGCAAGGACGCCGTGGCGTTCTGACCAGAACCAGGTTCCCTTTTCTTTTCAAGGAGTCACAATGCAGAAGTTGTTGGAAGGCCGCGTGGCCATCGTCACCGGGGCCGGCAGCGGCCTGGGCAGGGCCCATGCGCTGGAGCTCGCCCGGCACGGCGCGCGCGTGGTCGTCAACGATGTGGCTGGCAGCCACGCCGGCTCGCCGGGCGCCCTCGTGGCCGAGGAGATCGCGCGCGCCGGCGGCGTCGCGATGGCGGACGGCGGCGACGTCACCGACTTCCCTGCCATGGAAGCCATGGTGGCACGCGCGATCGGCGAGTGGGGCCGCGTCGACATCCTCGTGAACAACGCGGGCGTCCTGCGCGACCGGACGTTCGCGAAGATGTCGCTCGATGACTTTCGCCGCGTCATGGACGTGCACCTGATGGGCGCCGTGCACTGCGTGAAGGCCGTGTGGGCGCACATGCGCGCGCAGGGCTACGGCCGCATCGTGATGACCACGTCGTCGTCCGGCCTGTACGGCAACTTCGGCCAGGCCAACTACAGCGCCGCCAAGATGGCGCTGGTCGGGCTCATGCAGACGCTGGCACTGGAGGGCATGCGGCAGAACATCCGCGTGAACTGCCTGGCGCCGACCGCGGCGACGGCCATGACCGCGGACGTGCTGCCTCCCGAGGCGCTGGCCCGGCTGCAGCCGGCATACGTGAGCCCCGGGCTGGTCGCGCTGGTGGGCGAGGACGCGCCCACGCGCGCGATCCTGCTGGCCGGCGCGGGCAGCTTCGAGAGTGCGCACATCACCATGACGCAGGGCGTGTTCATCGATGGCTCGAGCGACACGGCCTCGCAGGTGTGCGCGCGCATGGAGGAGATCCGCGACCGGCACGCCGAACGCGTCCCGGCCACCGGCTTCGAGCAGTACCAGCTGGAGCTGGCCAAGGCCGGCTTCGAGGTGCCCCTGCCCCACTGACCCCGGCAACCGAGGGTTTACGCGGCGTCCTGCCCGCACACAGCACGCGGCGCGGCAGTGTCAGGCCCGCACATTGGTTTCGGCAGCCCACGGCGAGAGACTTCGTCCGGCCACCCGTGGAGGGGCTGGCGCGGCCCTCGCGACGGCGGCGCGCTTTCAAACGAACGACATCGGAGACCTATGACATCCAGCCATCGAGACATCGTCCTGGGCGCGGCGGCCTGCCTGGCCGCGAGCGCCATCCTGGCGGGCTGCGGCGGAGGCGGAGGGGGCGGCGGTTTCCCGCTGCTCGTTCCGCCCGCCGCAGGGCAACCCGCTGCACCGCCCGCACCGCCCACGGCCCCGCCGCCAGCCGCAGGACTCGCCTGCGAGCAGCTCCAGGGCCTGGCCATTCCCGCATCGGCCATCGGCCTGCCGTCCTCGGGTGCGACGGTGACCAGCGCCAAGACCGTGGCACCGGGCGGCACGGGCGCCGCCGCGCTGCCCGAATACTGCGAGGTCGCGGGCAAGATCGCACCGGTCGATCCGACCGCGCCCAACATCCAGTTCGCCGTCGCGCTGCCGACATCATGGAACCGGAAGGTCGTCATGCTCGGCGGCGGCGGCTTCAACGGCACCGTTCCCAACGTGAAGGGCAACGTGCCCAACGGGCCCGTCGACAAGCTCACGCCGCTCGGGCGCGGCTACGCCACCTTCGCGAGCGACTCGGGCCACCAGGCCAACGCGCTCGGCTCGCAGGACGGCCTGTTCGGGCTCAGCGACGAGGCGGTGCGCAACTTCGGCGGCGACGCGCTCAAGAAGACACACGACGCCGCGCTCGCGGTGATCAAGGCGCGGTTCGCCGCGGCACCGGTGAAGTCGTACTTCGCGGGCGGCTCCACCGGCGGACGCGAGGCGCTCACCGCCATCCAGCGCTGGCCCGCCGACTGGGACGGCGCCATCGCGTGGTACCCCGCGTGGAACGACGCGGCGGCGCTGCTGGGCGGCCACCGCATGAGCCGCGCGCTGGCGCAGCCCGGCGCATACCCCAACACCGCCAAGCGCGCGCTGCTGTACGACGCGGCCATGGAAGCGTGCGACGCCCTCGACGGCGCGAGCGACGGGCTCATCAGCAACCAGACGCTGTGCAACGCGCGCTTCGACCCGTCCACCGCCACGCTGCGCGGCGCGCCGGTGCGGTGCGCCGGTGGCGCCGACACCGGCGACACCTGCCTGTCGGACGCGCAGATCGCCGCGATGAAGACCATCGACACGCCGACGAACTTCCGCTTCGCGCTGGCCAGCGGCGAGACGCAGTACCCCGGCTACAACATCTGGGGCGCCGACCCCGGCATCACCACGCGCACCTCGCCGCTGGAGCCGGTAGTGACCTTCCTGGCGTTCGGCACGTCGCAACCCGCGCGCCCCATGCCGGCGAGCGCGCCGTACGTGAGCGTGCTGACCGACCAGTGGATCAAGTATTCCGTGACGCGCGACGCCGGCTTCGACTCGCTCTCGCTCGACCCCGAAGACCCGGGCCCGTGGGCCAGCCGCATCAGCGCGCTGAGCACCCAGCTGGACGCGAGCACCGACATCTCGGCATTCAAGGCGCGCGGCGGCAAGCTGCTGCTGGCACATGGCCTGGCGGACGTGCTGGTGAGCACGCGCGCCACCGAGCAGTACTACCAGCGGCTGCAGTCGCGGATGGGTCCTTCGGAAGTGGACACCTTCGTGCGCTACTACGAAGTCGCCGGCCTCGGGCATGCGGTGAGCAGCACCTTCAACGCCGCCTGGGATTCGCTGAGCGCGCTGGAGGCGTGGTCCGAGGCGGGGACGGCGCCGGCCGGCCAGGTGGTGACCGACACGGCAGGGGTGCCGGGGCGCACCCGGCCGCTGTGCGACTACCCGCGCTGGGCGCAATACCGCGGCAGCGGCAACGTGAACCTCGCCTCTTCCTTCCAGTGCGTGAACTGAGACGCGCCGAGGCCCGGATGCTGCCGCCGGTGCATGCACAACACAAGACAAGACAAACGGAGACTTCACCATGATCAGCCACCTGCGCGCCGGCATCGCCGGCGCCATCCTTGCCCTGCTGCAGTTGAGTGCCTGCGGCGGCGGTGGAAACCAAGGGCCGGTGTTCACGCCCGTCGCGGCACCCGCACCGACCTCCCCGGCTGCACCGCCCGCCAGCGGACCGCCCCCGGAGGCCCCCTCTGCCCTGCAGCGCGCCACGGTCTACGGCCAGGTGCTGGGCAGCGACGATTCCGCCAGCAACGGCACCTACAGCTGGAAGGGCGTGCCCTTCGCCAGGCCGCCGGTCGGCGCGCTGCGCTGGAAGGCACCGGTCGACCCCGAGCCCTGGACCGCCGTCAAGGCGACGCAGAAGCTGGGCAACGCCTGCGTACAGACCGGCCGCCTCTACGGCCCGGGCCAGAACAACCAGTACGACGCGACCATCGGCACCTCGTACGGCAAGACCACGGGCGCCGAGGATTGCCTGTACCTCAACATCTGGGCGCCTTCGACGGCGGCCGCGACCGACAAGCTGCCCGTCATCGTCTTCGTCCATGGCGGCAGCAACATCACCGGCTACACCGGCGACCCGGTCTACGACGGCGCCGCGCTCGCGAAGGCCGCCCATGCGGTCGTCGTCACGGTGAACTACCGGCTGGGCATCATGGGCTTCCTGGCCTCACCCCAGCTCAAGGCCGGCGTCGATGCGAACGACGATTCCGGCAACTACGCGATCCTGGACCTGATCAAGGCGATGCAGTTCGTCAACGCCAACATTGCCGCCTTCGGCGGCGACCCGGGCAATGTCACGCTCATGGGCCAGTCGGCCGGCGCCGTCAACATCTATGCGCTGATGGTCTCGCCGCTGGTGGTCAAGGCCAAGCCGGCCCTGTTCCATCGCCTCGTGCCGCTGAGCGGGGGGGTGGCGACGGCCACCACCCAGCCGAGCCAGGTCAATGCGCTGCTGGCCGCCCTGCTGATGGCCGACGGCACGGTGGCGGACGACACCGCCGCGGGTGCCTACATTGCCGGGCGCAGCAATGCCGAGCTGGCGGCCTACCTGCGTTCGAAGAGCGCGGACACCCTGCTGCAGACCGTGCTCAAGAAACTGGCGCCATTGGGCCTGTCGGCATCCAACCCGTTGAACGACGGGACCGTGGTCCCGGTCGATCCGATCGCGGCGATCAACGCGGGCGCCTTCCTGAAGGTGCCGGTGATGGCCGGCTACACGCGCGACGAGACCAAGCTTTTTCCGCAGAACCTGGCGATCTCGCCGGCGTTCGGCGGCATCAGCGGCCGGCTCCTGGACGACCCCACGGTCTTCTCGATGGCCTACAGCTATGACCCGGATGCGGCGCCCGCCACCACCCTCGAGCAATGGATCCCCGGCCAGTACCTGCCCGTCACGACGCCGGTGACCGGCTTCAACGCGAGGACCGACCTCTACAACCAATACTTCTTCATCGCGCTGCGCAAGCAGATCTTTCCGGTGCTGCAGGCGCAGAATGTGCCGTTGTGGTGGTACCAGTTCAACTGGGACAAGGCGCCGGCACCGTTCAACGACATCTTCGGCGCCGCGCACACGTTCGACCTGCCGTTCGTGTTCGGCAACTTCGGCCCGTCGCTCTACGCGAGGTTCGCGAACTCGAAGGCGAACGCGCCGGGCCGCCTGGAACTCTCGGACGCGATGATGAAGAGCCTCGCGGCGTTCGCGCGCACCGGCGACCCCAACAACGCGGCGCTGGGGGTCCGCTGGTCCCCCTACCCGTCGATGCTGAACTTCGACGCGTCGCTTTCGGCCAAGGCGATCACGGTGCAGCCGTAGCGCCTGGCTGTAGATTCCAGGCGGCGAATATCTGGCACCACCGTGCGACTTGTCGGCTAGCGCCGATAGCCGCCGCGCACGGCGATATGCGCGCGAAGCCGAGGCATCCTCATGCCCCGGTGCAGGCCGTCAGTTCAGCGGCAACCGCAGGTAGGTGCCGCGCAGCGCCTCCTGGCTCACGCCGGGCTTGCTCCAGTCGCACACGCCGCTCGGGAAGATTGTCTGCAGCCGCGCGAGATCGGCGCCGGCGATCGTCACTGAGTAATCGGCAGGGTTGACCGGCTTGAGCTGGCACTTGAGCACGTCGTTCACCAGCGGCGAGCCGGCCTGGATGCGCGGCGTGGTGAAGCGCGGGTACACGACGTTGCAGCTGGCCGCCGCATCGAGCGACGCGGGCTCGTCGATGCGCTTGCCGGTCTTGTCCCAGCAGGCATCGTTGGCGCCGGCGGGCTTGTTGCGCACCACCTTGTCGATCGAGGCGGGCGACGGGTCGGCCGCCATGTTGTCCAGCCATTTGTTCAGGAGATCGATCGAGCCGCTCATGTAGTCGTAGCCCGAGGTGGAGCCGAGCGTCCAGATGATCTGGTTGTCGCTGCGGCCGTTGGCGCGTTGCAGCCGGGCTCTGATGATCAGGTCCTGCGTCGTGTCGTGGATGTCGCCCACGGCATCGGCGTTGCCGCGCTGCGTGATGATCGGGATGTTCGCAAGGCCCGCGCCCCTGAAGCCGTTCTTGAAGCCGCCGGCGTAGCTGAGCCTGAGCGCATCCGGATCGGCTTCGGAGCGCGCGGGCTGCGGGTTGCCGTCGCCGTCGTAGCCGCCCACCTTCTCGTTCAGGTCGAGGAACTCCTTCACCGAGATCGTGCCGGCATTGAGCGCCCCCAGGCCGTACTGCACGCCGATGTTGTCCAGCGGCCGGCGCGCCTCCTGCGTGCCGGGCCGCTTGCCCAGCAGATTCACGTTGGTCTGGAACAGGTCGCAGCGGATGCCGCCCGGGTTGGTCGCGCGGTTGAAGACGTTCGCCACGTTGGCCGGCTCGATGAACCCGCAGCCCGCCGCGTTGTCCGACTTGATGATGCTCGCGAACGACAGGTCCCACGCGGTGCAGGTGTTGGTATTGAAGCCGTTCACCGCGTTCTGCTTGGCCGTCGTCCAGGTGGCGGTGTCGAGCTTGTAGACGTTGTTCAGCAGGCGGCACTCCATCACCTCGGGCATCAGCGTCTCGGGGAAGGAGACGATCGGTTGGATGCCGTCCAGGAGCCCTGGATAGAGCTGCGCGATCAGGTACTGCTGGATCGCACCGCCCGAGCCGCCGAAGCCGGCCGTCCACTTCGGCACTTCGCCGAATTCCTCGATCACGTGCTCCTTCAGCATCATCAGCGTCTC
Above is a window of Variovorax sp. PMC12 DNA encoding:
- a CDS encoding carboxylesterase/lipase family protein produces the protein MISHLRAGIAGAILALLQLSACGGGGNQGPVFTPVAAPAPTSPAAPPASGPPPEAPSALQRATVYGQVLGSDDSASNGTYSWKGVPFARPPVGALRWKAPVDPEPWTAVKATQKLGNACVQTGRLYGPGQNNQYDATIGTSYGKTTGAEDCLYLNIWAPSTAAATDKLPVIVFVHGGSNITGYTGDPVYDGAALAKAAHAVVVTVNYRLGIMGFLASPQLKAGVDANDDSGNYAILDLIKAMQFVNANIAAFGGDPGNVTLMGQSAGAVNIYALMVSPLVVKAKPALFHRLVPLSGGVATATTQPSQVNALLAALLMADGTVADDTAAGAYIAGRSNAELAAYLRSKSADTLLQTVLKKLAPLGLSASNPLNDGTVVPVDPIAAINAGAFLKVPVMAGYTRDETKLFPQNLAISPAFGGISGRLLDDPTVFSMAYSYDPDAAPATTLEQWIPGQYLPVTTPVTGFNARTDLYNQYFFIALRKQIFPVLQAQNVPLWWYQFNWDKAPAPFNDIFGAAHTFDLPFVFGNFGPSLYARFANSKANAPGRLELSDAMMKSLAAFARTGDPNNAALGVRWSPYPSMLNFDASLSAKAITVQP
- a CDS encoding DUF6351 family protein — translated: MLATPRRPRKRVFPWPRIRPQAAAAGLAMAGALLAAGCGGGSDGSGFSFIPGASPPPVVQTPAAFQIRTLSSAPDMISGGDTLIEITAPVGVALDKVRVSLNGKDVTAQVPVVNSTARVLRGLVTGLTTDKASATGSVNTLLVSNADVAAQRTEARLVNYPITGPILSGPHISPYECRTVQNGLGAALDADCSAATQVVWYYRTNTNVFKPLADPKGTRPADLATTTTNDGTTVPYIVRVESGTINRGVYRLAVLDNPTKDSPAAWKPGPGWNRKLVAYFDCCGSAQYNQGVHPIESILGDVGHIQLSRGFAFMNSTELWNNQHANPHLQGETLMMLKEHVIEEFGEVPKWTAGFGGSGGAIQQYLIAQLYPGLLDGIQPIVSFPETLMPEVMECRLLNNVYKLDTATWTTAKQNAVNGFNTNTCTAWDLSFASIIKSDNAAGCGFIEPANVANVFNRATNPGGIRCDLFQTNVNLLGKRPGTQEARRPLDNIGVQYGLGALNAGTISVKEFLDLNEKVGGYDGDGNPQPARSEADPDALRLSYAGGFKNGFRGAGLANIPIITQRGNADAVGDIHDTTQDLIIRARLQRANGRSDNQIIWTLGSTSGYDYMSGSIDLLNKWLDNMAADPSPASIDKVVRNKPAGANDACWDKTGKRIDEPASLDAAASCNVVYPRFTTPRIQAGSPLVNDVLKCQLKPVNPADYSVTIAGADLARLQTIFPSGVCDWSKPGVSQEALRGTYLRLPLN